A stretch of DNA from Methylogaea oryzae:
GGAAGAACGCCGCCGGGCTGCGGCTGGTGGCGTGGGGTACCACCACCAGCCGGCCGCCGAACAGCAGCGCTCCCCAGAACTCCCACACGGAAAAGTCGAAGGCGTAGGAATGGAATAGCGTCCATACATCGTCGCTTCCGAAGCGGAACCAGGGGGTGCAGGAAGTGAACAGGCGTAGCACCTGGCGGTGTTCCACCAGCACGCCTTTGGGCCGGCCGGTGGAGCCGGAGGTGTAGATGGCGTAAGCCAGGTTGGCCGGGCCGGCCAGTTCCGGCGGCGCTTGGTCGTCGGTCTCGCTTAAATCCGCTTCGCCGGCATCCAAGTACAGCAGGGTGCAGCCCCGATTCCACGGTGTTTCATCCGGGCTATCGGGGTTGGTCGGGCCGCCGGAGCCGGCGACTACCACCGCCAGCCGGGCGTCTTCCGCCATGAAAGCGAGCCGATCGGGCGGATAGGCCGGGTCCAGCGGCACGTAGGCGCCGCCGGACTTGAGGATGCCGACGATGCCCACCACCAGTTCCAGGCCGCGCTCCACGTACAGCCCCACCAGGCTTTCCGCGCCTATGCCCAGGTGGCGCAAGCGCCAAGCCAGCCGGTTGGCGCGGCGGTTCAGCTCGCGGTAGCTGAGGTGTCGGCCTTCGTAGCTGGCGGCGATGGCGTCGGGCGTGCGGACGGCTTGTTGTTGAAAAGCTTGGTGAAGCGTAGGTTGGGGTGAGTCGGCGAACCCCAACGTTTCCCCGTCGCCGCGATGGTTGGGCTTCGCGGACTCAGCCCAACCTACATTGGGAAGCCCCCACCGCCCGTCGCTCCACTGCCGCAGCAGCTGCCGCTCCGCTTCGCCCAGCAGGTTCAAGGCCGCCAGGGGTAGGTCGGCGTCCTCCACTACGCTGTGCAGCAGGGTGTGGTATTGCTCCACCAGGCGCTGGATGCTGGCTGGGTCGAACAGAGCGCTGCGGTATTCCACCCGGCCGTCCAGGCCGTCAGCGGTCTCCACCAGGCTGAAGGTGAGATCGAATTTGGCGGTGGCGCTGGGTAGGGGGATAGCGTCCACCGCCAAATCCGCCAGTGCCAGGGGGGCCGGGGGGGCGTTTTCCAGTTGGAACACCACCTGCACCAGCGGCGCGTGGCTGAGGCTGCGTTCCAGGCGTAGGGCATCGACGATGCGCTCGAAAGGCACTTGCTGGTGGGCATAGGCGGCCAGGGCGTCGCGGCGCACTTGGGCCAGCAATCGGTTGAAGCTCCACTGCAAATCCAACCGGGTGCGCAGCACCAACAGATCGACGAACAGGCCGACCAAGCCTTCCAGTTCGGCGCGCGGGCGGTTGGCCACTGGTGTGCCCACCACGATGTCTTCTGCACCGGTGTGGCGCGCCAGCAAGCAGACGAAGGCAGCGTGCAGGGCCATGAACAGGGTGGCATCGTGGCAGCGCGCCAGACGGCGCAATTCCTCGTGCAGGACGCGAGGGAAATGGAAGGCCAGGCTGGCGCCCTGGTTGCTTTGCACCGCCGGGCGCGGCCGGTCGGTGGGCAGGTCCAGCAGGGCCGGCGCGCCTTGCAGGTGTTGCCGCCAGTAGGCCAGGCGGGGCGCCAGCCCATCGCCGGCCAGCAGGCGGCGCTGCCAGCGGGCGTAGTCGGCGTACTGGATGGGCAGGGGCGCGGGTTCCGCGCTTTCGCCCTTGAGCCGGCCGTCGTACAGGGCTTGCAGCTCCCGGCACAGCACCGTCAGCGACCAGCCGTCGGCGACGATGTGGTGGATCACCAGCAGCAGGGCGTGCTCGTGTTCGCGCAGGCGGAACAGGCTGGCGCGCAGCAGCAGTTCTTGGCTGAGGTCGAAGGGCCGCAGGGCTTCCTGTTGCAAGCGTTCGGCCAGTTCCGTATCGGTATCGGTTGCCTCGGCACGGCCCAGCTCGATCAGCGGCAATTCCAATTCCACTCGATCGCGGCACAGGGCCACGGCGGCGCCGTTTTGTTCCGGAAACACCGTGCGCAGGGCGGCGTGGCGATCGACGATGTGCTGCAACGCTTCCCGCAGGGCGTCGGCATCCAGCGGGCCGGACAAGCGGAACGCCAGCGGGATGTTGTAGAGGGGCGAAGCGCCTTCCAACCTATCCAGGAACCACAGCCGGCTTTGTTCGAAGGACGGCTGGCTTTGCTGCGGGGCCGGCGTCAGCGCGGCGATGGGGGCGTTGTCGCTGGGTTCGGCTTGCGCCAACAGGGCGGCCTGGCTGGCCGGGCTGGCGCATTCGAACAGCCGTGCCAGGGGGATGTCCACCTGGAAAGCGTCGCGCAGCCGCGCCGCCAGCCGCATGGAAAGCAGGGAATGGCCGCCCAGCTCGAAGAAGTTGTCGTGCACGCCGATGCGCTCGCGGCCCAGCAGTTCCGCCCAGATGCCGCAGAGGATTTCTTCCGTGGGCGTGGACGGCGCCGCATAGTCCTGCGCCGCTTCCAACCCGTCGGGGACGGGCAGGGCGGCGCTGTCCAGCTTGCCGTTGGCGGTGATGGGCAGCTGGTCCAGGAACACGAAGGCGGCCGGCACCATGTAGTCCGGCAGCAGGGCTTCCAGGGCGCGGCGCAGCTCGCGGGCGGACAAGGCGCCGTCCCGCGCCGCCACATAGGCCACCAGTTGCTTGCTGTCTCCGGCCGCGCGGGCGATCACCGCGCACTCGGCCACGTTGGGCTGGGCGGCGATGGCTTGTTCGATTTCCGGCAGTTCGATGCGGAAGCCGCGGATTTTCACCTGGCGGTCCAGGCGGCCGAGGAACTCGATGTTGCCGTCCGGCAGGAAGCGCGCCCGGTCGCCGCTGCGGTACAGGCGCGCACCGGGCCTGGGGTCGAAGGGATCGGCGACGAAACGTTCCTCGGTCAACTCCGGCCGGTTCCAATAACCGCGCGCCACGCCGTCGCCGCCGGTGAGCAGTTCCCCGGCGATGCCGATGGGCACTGGGTTCAGCCAGGCATCGACGATATAGACCGTGCTGTTGGCGATGGGCCTGCCGATGGGTACCGGCCGGCTGGCGTCGTAATCGGCGGGGATGGGATAGAACGTGGAAAACGTGGTGTTTTCGGTTGGACCGTAACAGTTCACCAGCCGGCTCGGCGCCGGCCCTTGCAGCACCCGCAGCACGGCCTGCGGCGAGATCGTTTCGCCGCCGGTGAGCACTTGCTTCAGCTGGGCGAACCAAGCCGGCGGATGCTGCACCATCTGGTGGAACAGGGCGGTGGACAGCCACAGGCTGGTGATGCCTTGCTGTTCCACCAGCCGGCCGATTTCTTCCGCCGAAGCCAGGCCGGGCGGTGCGATCACCAATCGGCCGCCGTTGAGCAGCGGTCCCCAGATTTCCAGGGTGGAGGCGTCGAAAGCCACCGGCGCGAACAGCAGGAAAACCTGGTTCTCGTCCAGCCGGGTATGGTCGGTGTTTTGCACCAATCGCACCACGTTGCGGTGGGTGGCCATGACGCCTTTCGGCCCGCCGGTGGAGCCGGAGGTGTACATCAGGTAGGCCAGTTGCTCCGGCCGGCCGGCGGTTTCCGGCGGGGAGACGGTGGGCGCGGCGCGCAGTTCGGCGCAGTCTACCGCCATGACTTTGGCGTCGTGTTGAGGCAGGCGCTCCAGCAGCTCGTCGCGGCTCAACAGCCAGGCGGAGCCGCTGTCTTGCAGCAGGTAGCGCAGGCGCGGCGCCGGGTAATTGGTGGGCAGCGGCACGAAGGCGCCGCCGGCTTTCAACACCGCCAGCAAGGCCACCACCAGTTCGAAACCGCGCTCCAGGAACACCGCCACCGGCGTTTCCGCCGCCAGCCCGGCGTCTAGCAGGCGCTGGGCCAGTCGGTCGGACAGGGTGTCCAGTTCGGCGTAAGTCATCGCCTCCTGGCCGAAATTCAGCGCCACCGCGTCGGGTCGGCGTGCCGCCTGGCGGCGGAACAGCTGGTGGATGGAAGCATCGCGCGGATAGTCGGTATCAGTGGCGTTCCACGTTTCCAGCAGCAGCTTGCGCTCGTCATGGCCCAACAGCGGCAGATGGCCGATCCGTTGTTGCGGATTCTCGGCGATGGCTTGCAGCAGGTTGAGGTAATGGCCCCACCAGCGCTCGATGGTGTCCGGCAGGTACAGGTCGGTGTTGAACTTGAAAGTGCCGAACAGGGCGCCGCGCGCTTCGAACAGGTCCAGCACCAGGTCGAACTGGCCTTCCTGCTGGGCGACCTCGAACGGCAGTACCTTGAGTCCGCCCCAGTCGCCGGGTGTGGCTGCCTGGCCGGGCAGGGGCGGGGCGAACAGGTCTTCCAGCTCCCGCTGCTTGGGCAGTTGCAGGAAGTTAAAAGCGGCCTGGAACACCGGCGTGCGGCTGGGATCGCGGGCCTGGCCCAGGCGCTCCACCAGTTGCGCGAAGGGCAGTTCCCGGTGGGCGAAGGCTTCCAGCGCGTCGCGCGCGAGTTGCTTCAGGAAATCGGCGAAGGGCGGGTTGCCGGACAAATCGCCGCGCAGCACCACCGGGTTGACGAAATAGCCCACCAGCGGGTTGTATTCCGCTCCCGGCCGGCTGCCGTCGGGGCAGCCCACCAGGATGTCGTCCTGGCCGCTGTGGCGGTGCAGCAGCACTTGGTAGGCGGCCAGCATCAGGGTGAACAGGGTGACGCCTTGGCCGGCGGCCAGGGTTTTCAGCCGTTCGGTGAGGATTGGGTCCACCGTCACGGCCAGGGTTTGCCCCCGGTCGCCGCGGGCGGCGGGACGGGGAAGATCGGTGGGAATGTCCAACACCGGCAGCTCGCCGCTCAGGCGGTCTTGCCAGTAGCGCCACAGCCGTTCGCCGTCGGCGTCCAAGTTTTGTTTCTGTTGCTGGACGAAGTCGTCGTAGCCGTAAGCCAGCAGCGGCAGCCGCGCCGGCTCGCCGCCGGCGTATTGCCGGTACAGCGCGCCCAGCTCCCGCAGCACGATAAGGATGGATTGGCCGTCGATGGCGATGTGGTGCACCACCGGCAGCAGCACGTGGTCGTCGTCGGCGAACGAGGCCAAGGTGAAACGGGCCACCGGTCCCACAGCCAGGTCGATAGGCCGGCGATAGGCGGCGTCCAGCCGGAGTTGCCGTTCGGCTTTGCTTAGCTGGCGGAGGTCCAGCTGCTCGAACGCCGCTACCGCGCCGCTTTGCACCGCCTGCACCGGTTCGCCGTCCACCGGGAAAAAGCGCGCGCGCAGCAGCGGGTGGCGGTCCACCAGGGCCTGGCAGGCGCGGCGCAGGGCGTCCGCGTCCACCCGGCCGAGGATGCGCAAGGGGAAGGTGACGTGGTAAGCCGGGCTGTGCGGCGCCAACCGGTGCAGCACGTAGAGGGCGCGTTGGTTGTGGGACAGCGGGTTAGGCTCGAAGGCCGCGCCGGAGCGTTCGCGCAGCAGGCGCGCGGTGAGCCGCCGTTTTTCTTCCGGCGACAACTGTTGCAGCAATGTCAGGTCCAGCGCGTCGTTCATGGGGACTTATCGCTCAGCAGCGCGATCAGCAAGGGATCCAAATCGGCGTCGGCCAGATCGTCCAACCGGGCCAAGGCGTCGGCGGCCGCCGCACCGGACGGCGCCGGTTGGGGCGGGGGAGCGGCATCGGTTGCGGCGGCGAGTCCGGCCAGGAATTCCGCCAGCCGCGCCACGTTGGGATAGTCGAAAGTCAGCGTGGTGGGCAGGGAACGGCCCAGGGCGGTTTGCAGGCGGTTGCGCAGTTCCATGGAGGTGAGGGAGTCGAGCCCCAGCTCCAGGAAGCCCCGCTGCGGATCGACCGCGTCGCCATTGGGCCAGCCGAGAATTTGCGCCACCTGGGCGCGGACGTGATCGCCCAGGAGTTGGCCGCGTTGCTCCGGCGCGGCTAGCTCCAGGCGTTCGCGCAGGCTGGCGCTGGGAGCAGCGGTTTTTTCGACCGCGGCGGGGCGCAGGTGACGGAACTCCGCCAGGCAAGGGTCGTTCGGGCGGTCGCGTAGCAGGCGCGGCCAATCGATGGGCAGCACGGCGATGTGGCCGGCGTCGGTGTCGGCCATGAGGCTGGCCAGCGCCCGCATGGCTTGCCGCGGCGGCAGGGTGGCGAAGCCTTGCCGCTGCCAGCGCGCCAGGGTGTGCTCTTCGCCCTGTTGCACGCGGGCGGCGGCGCCGATGTCCGACCAGGCGCCCCAGGCGATGCTGAGGGCCGGCAGGCCGGCGGCGCGGCGATGCAGGGCCAGGGCGTCGAGGTAGGCGTTGCCGGCGGCGTGGCTGGCCTGGCCGGCGGAGCCCAGCAGGGCGGCGGCCGAGGAATACAGCACGAAATGATCCAGCTGGCAGTGGGCGCTGGCCCGGTGCAGGTTCCAGGCGCCTTGCACCTTGGGGGCCATGGCCTGGGCCATGCGCGGCCAAGTCTGGCTGGGCAGCAGGCCGTCGTCCAGCACGCCGGCGGCGTGGAACACGCCCCGCAGCGGCGTGCCGCCCGCTTCCATGTCCGCGATAGCGGCTTGCAATTGCGGCAGCTCGCACACGTCGATTTGCCGGACCAGTAATTGCGCGCCTTGTTGTCGCAATGCGTCCAAGCGCGCGTGCGCTTCCGCGCCGGGGGCCGTGCGCCCCAGCAGCAGCAGGTGGCGCGCGCCCTGTTGCACCAGCCATTCCGCCAGCAATAAACCGAGGCCGCCGAAAGCGCCGGTGACGAGGTAGGCGCCTTGCGGGCCGATGCCGGCTGGGCTTTTGGCCGGCCGGTAGCGTGCCAATCTCGGTGCGAAGGCCGCCGTGCCGCGTAGGCTGATTTCCGGCTCGTTGTTGTCGTTCAGGGCGCGGTACAGCGCCGCCGCTGCGGCGTCGCCCCGCGCGCCGCCCAAGTCGAAGCGGCGGCAGCGCAGTTCCGGGTGCTCCAGGGCGATGACTTTGCCCAAGCCCCACAGCGGGCCATGGCCGGGCAGCAGGCCGCCGGGCGGGGCGTCGTGCGCGCCGGCTAATGCGAAACTCAAGGCCGGCGGCGCGGACAGGCCGGCGTTTATCAGTGCCTGCGCCAGATGCAGGGCGCTTTGGCAGGCGGCGTCCAAGGCGGTCGACGGATCGTCGATTGAGTCCGCATCCAGGCTCCATAAATGCACGATGTGATGCAGGGGCGCCGTTTGCGTCAATTCGCCGATGAGTTGGGCGAAAGCCGCCGGGTCGGTGGGGTCCAGCGCGTCCGCTGCGGCCAGCTGGCACTGCGCACCGCGCGCTTGCAGGCGTTCCGCCAGGGCGGCGCCGCAACCGCCTTGGTCGGCCAGGATCAGCCAGCGTTGGCCTGCATGTCGGCCGTCGGTGCTTTCCGGCCCCCTCTCCCCCAGGGAGAGGGTTGGGGTGAGGGCGAGATAAGAAGGTCGCGGCTTTTTACTTCCCTCATCCCAGCCTTCTCCAGAAGCCTTAGTTTTTCCGCTACGCGGCGGCTTTCCCTCGGGGAGAAGGAGTTGCGACGCCTCTGGTTCCTGGGTAGAGGGCGCGAAGTCCCTATGCAAGTCTTGATCGTCGTTAGCCGGCGCACGGGCGACGATGACCGCCTGGTGCAACGGCGGGCCAGCGCGGCCGTCGTCGGGCGACAGGGCGGTCGCTTCCGCGAAGCCGGTGTTCCGCAGCACTTCGCACCAAGCGGTTGGCGACAGCAGCGGATGCTCCGGCCGCAGGTCGGCGTCTTCGAAACGCCACCAGCCGCCGGTCAGGCCGAAGATCAAGTCCAGCCAGCGCTGTGGGGCGATGCCTTCCAGCAATACCAGCAGGCCGCCGGGCGCCAGCAGGGAGCCGGCGTGCCGCAGGGTGGCTGCCAGGTCGCGGGTGGCGTGTAGGACGTTGGCGGCCACCACCAAGTCGAAGCCGTGGGCGTCGTAGCCCTGCGCCGTAGGATCGTGTTCGATGTCCAGGGTGCGGTAGTCGATGCTGGAATAAGCGCCGAAGCGTTGCCGCGCCTTGGCGGCGAAATGGGGGGAGATGTCGCTGAAGGTGTACCGCACCCGCTCCATGGGCAGGCGCTGCAACAAATAGGCGGTGCTGGCGCCGGTGCCGGCGCCGATTTCCAGGATGCGGATCGGCCGTTCCGCCGGCCAGCCGCGCAATGCTTCCGCCACGGTTTCGCCCAGCAGGGTATTCATGCAGCGCGCCGCCGTCGAGTCGGCATACAGCCCCGCCAGCTCGCCGGTGTCGCCGCCGGGGAACAGCAGTTGCAGCGGATCGCATGCTCCCCGCAGCACGGCGGCCAATTGCTCGCCGCAACGTTGCAGCACGCGCAGTTCACCGGCCACGCTTGGGTGTTGATGGGCCAGGGCTGCGGCGAGTTGTTCGGCCGGGGCGGCAGCCTCGTCGGCCGTTTCGGCGGCGATTTGTTGCAGGCGGGCGTAGAGGCGGCGGTGTTGGAGGGGAATTTCCGGCGCATCGCCCAATTCCCGCACGGCTTCCCGCGCATAGGCGGCGCTGAGGGTTTCCAAGGCTTGAAGGCCGTGGCCGTAGGCGTCCACCGCCGGCCGGTCCATCAACTGCGGCAGGCGCTGCTTGAGGCTTTGTTCCAGCAGCGTCGGGTTCGCTAAGGGGCTGGCACCGGCCGGAAGCAGGGGCCGCCATTCTATGCGGTACAGCCAGTCGCGCCAGGCTTCGCCGGCGGCAACCGCTAGGGCGGCGGGATCGGCGGCGCGCGCCTCGAAGCCGTCCAGGCTCAGGCACAGTTTTCCGGCCGCGTCCCACAAGCGCAGCCGGCACAGTAGCCGCATAGGTTCGGCCTGCTGGATGCGGGCGTGGCACCACAGCTCGTTCGTGGCGGGGCGGCCGTGCCACTGGACGCAGGCGATGTTGAACGGCACCAGGGTTTGTGTCGGCAATTCCAGTAGGGCGGCAATAGACAATTGGAAACAGCCGTCCAACAGGCCCGGCCCGAACGG
This window harbors:
- a CDS encoding SDR family NAD(P)-dependent oxidoreductase, which produces MTDASQPLSPVKQALLTINRQQERIRALEQATREPIAIVGLGCRFPGGADTPEAFWELLAQGRDAIGEVPPERWDMDAYYDPDPDAPGKINCRHGAFCRDVDGFDAEFFNLSPRELRAMDPQQRLLLEVAWEALENANILPGDLYGSRSGVFVGISTLDYYARQQAERDAAGIGAYYVSGGVLSVAAGRLSYLLGLNGPSLSVDTACSSSLTALHLACQNLRRKECDLALAGGVGLLLTPEPSIAFSKAHMLAPDGRCKTFDAAADGYVRGEGCGVLVLKRLSDAQADGDRILALLRGTAANQNGASGGLTVPSGPAQEAVIKLALADAGVAPEQVDYLEAHGTGTSLGDPIELRSLGQVFAGKRAQPLLVGSVKTNIGHLEAAAGIAGVVKVVLALQHGAIPPHLNFADPTPHFRWDDFPLQVPTTLTPWPRAEASERLAGISSFGFAGSNAHVLIGAAPTPTAEAVGNIGRHVLALSARTPEALRQLALRYADHLQRHPHADLAEICHNAVRYRSRYHQRLALAADSIGGLAAQLRHFAAGQSVPTIPADHPAAPAAQAFLAGGEVDWRAFDATPRRKVPLPTYPFQRQRYWFDQEPLPAATDNGGHPLLGRRLASPFMAALYETRLREGQPAFLADHRVGGEIVVAGAHYLAMMLAALEENGEDRCLQDVQFPRALALPAGSSATLQLGIAQADEGPARIHIASQAGAADPAAAWTTHASATLAPGAAAADGENLPELQNRCGEECSPDYVYQHAAAGGIQLGASFRPIRRLFRGQGEALGQLAGPFGPGLLDGCFQLSIAALLELPTQTLVPFNIACVQWHGRPATNELWCHARIQQAEPMRLLCRLRLWDAAGKLCLSLDGFEARAADPAALAVAAGEAWRDWLYRIEWRPLLPAGASPLANPTLLEQSLKQRLPQLMDRPAVDAYGHGLQALETLSAAYAREAVRELGDAPEIPLQHRRLYARLQQIAAETADEAAAPAEQLAAALAHQHPSVAGELRVLQRCGEQLAAVLRGACDPLQLLFPGGDTGELAGLYADSTAARCMNTLLGETVAEALRGWPAERPIRILEIGAGTGASTAYLLQRLPMERVRYTFSDISPHFAAKARQRFGAYSSIDYRTLDIEHDPTAQGYDAHGFDLVVAANVLHATRDLAATLRHAGSLLAPGGLLVLLEGIAPQRWLDLIFGLTGGWWRFEDADLRPEHPLLSPTAWCEVLRNTGFAEATALSPDDGRAGPPLHQAVIVARAPANDDQDLHRDFAPSTQEPEASQLLLPEGKPPRSGKTKASGEGWDEGSKKPRPSYLALTPTLSLGERGPESTDGRHAGQRWLILADQGGCGAALAERLQARGAQCQLAAADALDPTDPAAFAQLIGELTQTAPLHHIVHLWSLDADSIDDPSTALDAACQSALHLAQALINAGLSAPPALSFALAGAHDAPPGGLLPGHGPLWGLGKVIALEHPELRCRRFDLGGARGDAAAAALYRALNDNNEPEISLRGTAAFAPRLARYRPAKSPAGIGPQGAYLVTGAFGGLGLLLAEWLVQQGARHLLLLGRTAPGAEAHARLDALRQQGAQLLVRQIDVCELPQLQAAIADMEAGGTPLRGVFHAAGVLDDGLLPSQTWPRMAQAMAPKVQGAWNLHRASAHCQLDHFVLYSSAAALLGSAGQASHAAGNAYLDALALHRRAAGLPALSIAWGAWSDIGAAARVQQGEEHTLARWQRQGFATLPPRQAMRALASLMADTDAGHIAVLPIDWPRLLRDRPNDPCLAEFRHLRPAAVEKTAAPSASLRERLELAAPEQRGQLLGDHVRAQVAQILGWPNGDAVDPQRGFLELGLDSLTSMELRNRLQTALGRSLPTTLTFDYPNVARLAEFLAGLAAATDAAPPPQPAPSGAAAADALARLDDLADADLDPLLIALLSDKSP